A segment of the Saccopteryx leptura isolate mSacLep1 chromosome 11, mSacLep1_pri_phased_curated, whole genome shotgun sequence genome:
ACCCTTGTCTGTGGCTTCACTTTCCAAAGTTTTCATTACCTTCAGTCAACAGCAGTTAGAAAATATCAAGTGGgaaatttcagaaagaaacaaTTCATAAGGTTTAAATAACACCATCTGTGTAGCATGATGACATCTCGTGCTGTGGGCTCCGATCTGAAATCTGCCATTTTGCAAACGAAACTTTGGTCTGGCTAGTCCACCCTGTGCGCCTCCTACCCCTTTAGCAACGTCAGAGCCATCTCCATGACCAGATCCACGTGGCAGTAGCACAGTGTTTGTGCTCAATTCACCGTTATTTTACTTAATACTGACCCCAAAGCATAAGAGTCGTGATGCTGGAAGGTGCATGTGCCAAGAAGCATTCCTTTAGTGAAAAGGCAAAGGCCTACTGTGCACAGCGGCTGCCACTCTCTGTGGTTTCAGGAACCCACTGGGCTTCTTGGAACGTATCCCCCTTGGAGGAGGGGTGACTACCTTACTCCTGTCCCTGGACATACCTGGGAGTAGGCTCACCTTGTGCATacgtacatgtgtgtgtatatgtgctaGAATCCGTCTATCTCAATCTGTATTACTTCCTGCCGatttttgaaaagaattaaaCAACTTTTTCAGATACTCTTTGTTTAGCAGTTATGATTAATTTGTGAAAACTAACAATGTagtcactcctctctctctctctctctctctctctctctctctctctctctttagtgaGACAGATTATGAGATGTactgtgagacagactcccgcatgccttCTCAGTAGGAtccacctgggatccacccagcaacccccctgtgaggcagaagctccaattagctgagctatcctcagcgcctgaggccagtgctcgaactaatcaagccactggctacaggagggaaagagcaagagaagacagggaggggcagagagcagatggttgcttttcatgtgcgCCCTGAGCGGGGAATCCAACCCTGGACGTCCGCCAGCTGCGTgaaaccactggccagggcaccactCTTCTTCTTAAGAGACACTTCTCTGTCCTCTGGTTTCTTCTCAGCAGACTACAGACTGTGTAAAGCCACCAGGGAGGGGAGGACCTCACACACTGAGTCCACCTCCCCCGCCCCTGTCCTTTCTTGTGTCCCCTGGATGTCCCGGTGCGAGCGGCCCCTGGTGGAGACAGATGCCCCTTCTCCATTGAGAAAACCCCTGTCCGGCTGCCCCATCAGCGTccttatctcccccacccccgggcggtgaggggtgagggaaggGCGGGATCATATCCGAGCAGAGAGTCTGAGACGAGGGTCCGGGCCACTCACGCGGCAGGTACTGCACCTTCCGCCACCCTGCGGGGAACAAGTGAGGAGTCAGTGACGCGCCTGACGCAGGGACCCTGGACCCCGGGACGCGCGGGGCGGGGACCGGTACTTACTGAGTTCGCGCTGCAGCTTCTCTGGAAATAAGCAGAAAAAGTCCCGTCACGGGGATGGAGGGGGGACGGGCGCGGTGGGGGCGCGGGCTGGGGCGGGGCGGTCGCGCTCCTGCAGCCGGGACTCACCTTTGGCGCTTCGCTCCCGCTCCTTCTCTGCCTGtgctgcttctttctcccttcgcTCCCACTCCTTCTCCGCGCACAGACCCTCGTTTGTCTTCTGCTGTCGCCACAGGAAGAACCCCGCCGCCACCAGGAGCCCCAGCAGAGCCGGCAGGGTCACCGCTAAAGCCACCACCCAGGGTCGCCTCCTCCAGAAGAGGGGACCTGCAAAGGGACAGCCGCTTGCTTACCCGGTGGGGTCTCGGGCAGAAAGGGATCGTTCTCTTCCCAAAGTGCCCTGCACTCTCACTGTCACATGACACTATTGCCTTGAAGTGTCTGGCTCTCACATGAGAATAGTCTGAATATCAAAAACTATGTAACAAGtctcctctccactccctccaccccctccaccatcAATTACTCCTCATTAGTCAGCTTTACACGTGATTAAGCATCTGAACTTGCAGCTGGAGGGCCTCGGTGCAAAATCTGGGTCATCTGCTTGGCTAGCATGTGACCTGGAACCAATGCCTTCACCACTCTGTTCCGGGTGTCCCAACAGGTAAAGGGTTATATGAATGCTTGTAAAGTGCCGGACACATAGCGAGTGCCATGCAAGTgttcattacattttaaaagtagaaatataaTCTTGTTTTCTCTTGTTTGCACCAAAGTCGCCACTCTGCACCAGCTGGTCTGgcgcttgctctctctgttcagTGTCTTGGGGACCGTCCATGTCAGCACAGAGAGACGTCTGCGTTTCCTCTCACAGTGTAACCCTCCACTGCGTACAAGTCCCTCACTTGAGGGCACAGCACACTCCCGAACtttgtattattataattaatggtGTGAGAAATTATGTTTTACTATGGTCCTTTCAGACAGATGCAATCTGATCTGTCAGATTAATTTCCAGAACTGGAATTTtggatcaataaataaatactttggaTAAAGATTGGTGTATTGTTCTCAATAGAAGTGTAGCcaagatatacaaaaaaataccaaattatAAAAGAAGCGTCTAAAAGTGACTGTCTCCTCACAATCCTGCCATCAGAATGTATTGTAAACcaccttgttttgttttcctgcccATCTCTTAAGTGGAAAACGTCACAACTCAGGGAGTTTGGACATCCTTTCATGATACAATTCCTTTCTGTGAACTGATAATtcatattgtttgtttatttttctactgttttttttatattttaagaagattAGCACTTTCTCTAGGATATAGGTTGTACATAATTTCTCTCCATATTGCTATATTTTTGCTAATCAACTATTTGCACACAATTCCCATTGTCTGTCAGTCTGCGGCATGCACAAAAAGCTCAGAAGATGTCTGTGACATAAACAACTTTATGGGGGAAAGAAGCACCCAGGTCCCTGCTCTGTGCCTTACGTCCACTGCAAAGACTCAAGTCAGCAGCAGAGAGTCAGTGCCTGCCCCCAGGGGCCACAGCTAAGCACAGGTAGCAGCAGGGCACTCACCTGCAATGGAAACCCTGGCTGTCCTTTCCTGGCTGAGCAGGGGGTTTCTGAAGATACAGGAGATCCCCCTCCCAGAGTCGCTTTCCACAGTCACAGATGCTGTGGCTGCATACAGACCCCGGCTGTCTGCAGTCACAGGTGCTGCCACAGCGGGCAAGTTCTGTCCCCTGTCATCTCTCCACTGGATGTGGGGCTGAGGATACCAGCCTGCAGACGTGCACTCCAGACGGATCCCTCCATCCTCATAACCTTTCAATTCAATGAGGAGATCAGAGCCCAGCGCTGTGGAAGGAAAAGTGAGCCTGGATTACGGGGAGCCCTCTGTACTGCTGAGGGTCTCCTCAAGAATGGAGGGCACTCTCACACCAGAGAACTCCAACCGGGTTACACTGAGGAGCTCTTTACAGATGTGTGCTGTGCTGGAGAAACTGTTCTATGATGTGACCATTGCCTGATCATCACTGGACCCTTGTAGTTGATTTAGCTAGATATTGGCTAAAACAAAGATTGCTTCCCCTGTATCCCCTTAGAGACTACTggacccttcccccttccccatgcCCCAGACAAGCCAGTTCCTGGAAGAGGCCCTCATCCTGCCCAGGGTAGTCATGTAAGTATTTTTCCGTTTGCTGGGCATTTTCCCAGTATTCCTGTCTACCCTTCTCTGTCCTGTATAAGCCTCTGCCTTTGCCATGTGGTGGGAGGACACGCACCTTGTCTTGCTTCTGCCCTAGTTGTGCATTGTATGTAAGTCCACGTGGTAAACTCTTGATGGAGTTAATGCTAGAGTAGGCAACCATTTTTTCAGGTCTCTGGACCCAGGAGAATTTTCATAACGTGGTTATAGAGAAGGGATAATAACTACATGAGAGAGAGCTGACCTGAGGCAGGTACAATGGAGCTGTAACCACTGTCCCCAAACCATTAAACCCCAGGTGAGGTGGATGGCAGCCATGTGAAGACCTGAGAGAACAGAGCCGTACAGGGAAGGCTTTCTTGAGAGGAACTGTGGTCTTCAGGAAAGGACTGTAGATGGTTGAGGAGATCCTGCAATGACAGAGCTAGGACTTCCCGCACTACATTTTGTCCTCTCCTAGGCTCCCCATTGACCAGTCCCAGCAGAAGCCACAAGGTAAGGTTGTGTCCTGAGAATGAAAAATGAAGCCCTGACATCTGAACAGGAGATAGTTCATCAAAAGCAGCATCAGACAAGAGCACTTTGTCACTGTGATGAATTAGGAGAAGATCGGGACACTCAACAATCTGGCACCGAGAGAAACATGACTGGTGTCCAGACCACAGCAGCaaccagtggctgcaccagtctgcattcccaccagcagtgcaggagggttcccttttctccacattcttgccagaacttattctgtgttgttttgttgatgagcgccattctgactggtgtgaggtggtatcttattgtggttttaatttgcatttctctaatgattagtgatgttaaacattttttcacctgcctattgaccatctgtatgtcctctttggagaagtgtctattcatttcttgtgcccatttttttgattaaattgtttgtcttcttggtgtttagttttacaagttctttataaattttggttattaatcccttacagatgtattgtcgaataggcagtaagctcaccgacatctatcgcagcaatatatttgctgatttatctccacaggcaaatgaaataaaagactggataaacaaatggaactatattaaactaaaaagcttttgcacagctaaagaaaatataaacagaataaaaagacaaaccacacaatgggagaacatattcgacaatacatctgataaggggtttttCCACTGTTCTTATCCCTGATTTCCACGTCCTTGCTGAGGCCCTGGTGGCCGCCATGAGGAAGTTCTTCACCTGATAAAGAAGGGACTGTCCCTGAAGGAAAGCCTCTGTCTGTCAAGGTCCTCAGAGAGGCAGAGTTGGAAGGCAGAGGAAACAGGAGCTGGTGAGTAGTCAGCTCTGAGGTGTGTGTGGAGACTGTGCCCCAGGCCCCACAGAAGAACAATGAGAACAGACCTGAGGCTCACCTGCTACCTTCAGCTGCATCAGGGCTTTGTCATAGAAGTCTCCATCTTGGAAATAACACTGGTAGTCTCCGCTGTCAGAGAGAGTGATGTTGTGAATCCGGAGAGCAGCCTTCCCCTCAGTGATGTCTTCTTTTAAAATCGAAGTTCTCCCTCGATACTCTGctgcctctgtctcttccttcccatgTGCATACGTGAGCACTTCCTGCCAGGGGCTGGGTCGCACCCACATCAGCTCCATGTCCTCAGCGTTCATCTTTGGGGACAGGTGACAGGGCAGCTCAGCATCTTCACCCACCACGGCCAGGATGGGGTCAGCAGGTCCAACCACAGTAAACTGAGCTGCTCAAAAGAAGGGGGTGCTTCATCAGTGAAAGTGGGTGCCAGAGGGTAAGGAGGTGTCCAAGGCAAGGAGCATGAACTAACAAGCACCTGGAAGGGCCCTCAATCCCAGCAGAAGTACCATCTGGATGGACCTTCCTGGGATGGGGGAAAGTCCCAGGTTCTGACTTGACACTGTAGGTCACTGTTCCAGAGACACACTCAGAACCGGTCCTACCTGAACAGGTGGTGAGCAGCTGGACCAAGACGAAACAGACAGGGAGATCAGGCAGGTGGAAGGCCAAGGACCTCTCCATTTTTACCTGTTGTGTAGACAGAGAGAGACCAAAAGGAGATGGATAGAAATGATGATCTGGAAAAACATGGAGAATTCCCCAAGGACAcgtctgcctcccccttcccagACCAACTCGggtgtgtcgggagccgatctacaactgctggctgacaaggtcacagcaggagaagacccacaactcctggctgacaaggtcacagcaggagaagacccacaactgctggctgacaaggtcacagtaggagaagatcaaaaactgctgattgacaaagtcacagcagagaagaccaacggctgctggttgacaaagtcacagcagagaagaccaatggctgcgggttgacaaagtcaccgcaaaggaaaggaacaacgatacttccccctttgacctttttgaattaatctggccttatatccccccttctctgggtgtgtgctatcatttatggcacagggataatagtaccatgctttccctgtagattcatagtaatttttttggaaatgagacagagggtgtgagttccataGAAAAGCCTAtgagccccttgaactgggctcatagacataagaagctggctatgatatccctcgtaaagggttaagtttgtaggagaatttcttcttattaatcatgttagaaagaatagattgtgacttatgaataggtaggaaacagtaactatacacagagcacctttcagccttcacttaattcatcacttttcctccctagccttttcatgtggtagagtaaagaaactttccattcttcttgcatacctgacctgcaggtggtggaacactctgagaaaagtaaagttaaaacttaattagtgtatgaatatagtaaataaataaaatttgactagacaatagtatcctagacaaggtagagttattaatcagtactgaccttttggaagtttgtatcaatattgttattgctgttcaagttattgtataaatgtacttttaatgacttaccacctgatttatagtttatagaaatgaattaactcttacctagaaaatgtaaccatagtgaaacaaaaacaatgactaatcaatgtattctgaataccatgtgattgtaacttagtgtgtgtgcataaaaggaaagctagaccagcaattgagagaaatgcctggcagtaaatgctaactagagaataaagagaaagaaaaaaatttggctctttcACTCG
Coding sequences within it:
- the LOC136382933 gene encoding butyrophilin subfamily 3 member A3-like — its product is MERSLAFHLPDLPVCFVLVQLLTTCSAQFTVVGPADPILAVVGEDAELPCHLSPKMNAEDMELMWVRPSPWQEVLTYAHGKEETEAAEYRGRTSILKEDITEGKAALRIHNITLSDSGDYQCYFQDGDFYDKALMQLKVAALGSDLLIELKGYEDGGIRLECTSAGWYPQPHIQWRDDRGQNLPAVAAPVTADSRGLYAATASVTVESDSGRGISCIFRNPLLSQERTARVSIAGPLFWRRRPWVVALAVTLPALLGLLVAAGFFLWRQQKTNEGLCAEKEWERREKEAAQAEKERERSAKEKLQRELSKYRSPPRASRGWRKVQYLPRGKPRDYADWKTALFQPADVLLDPDTAHPTLRVSEDQRRLQWADTRQKVPDNPKRFFWHYSVLGSESFTSGRHFWEVEVGNRKQWQVGVCRENVERKFWVKIKPENGFWTMELYNGHVYQALTDLRTKLTVVKAPERAGVFLDYESGEVSFYNAIDGSHICTFLHTSFSGPVWPFFKISSLAPTPLTICPAQ